A window from Pyrococcus kukulkanii encodes these proteins:
- a CDS encoding metallophosphoesterase family protein: protein MAVAIISDIHSNYEALKAVWKEIKEAEIIVCLGDLVGYGASPNEVVEFMRKYIEKGKVMCVRGNHDNAIAFGADWHFNPYARQAVRWHQRVMTPENLKFLRRLPVRLFFNYGDRSYHMVHGSPRAPLDEYLFPWLPDSEFADCLRYIREDDLLVGHTHVPMVKDINGRRIINPGAVGQPRDGDWRASYAILYEDGKVEFYRVEYDVETAASKIIEAGLPVFLAERLFEGY from the coding sequence ATGGCAGTGGCAATAATTTCCGACATACATTCTAACTATGAAGCGTTGAAAGCAGTGTGGAAGGAGATAAAGGAAGCGGAAATCATAGTATGCTTGGGAGATTTAGTTGGCTATGGGGCAAGTCCAAATGAGGTTGTGGAGTTTATGAGGAAGTACATTGAAAAAGGAAAGGTTATGTGTGTAAGGGGAAATCATGACAATGCCATTGCCTTTGGAGCAGATTGGCACTTCAATCCTTACGCTAGGCAGGCTGTGAGATGGCATCAAAGGGTCATGACTCCAGAGAACTTGAAGTTCCTAAGACGACTTCCAGTTAGGTTGTTCTTCAACTACGGGGATAGATCGTATCACATGGTTCATGGCTCTCCCAGGGCTCCCCTTGATGAGTACCTTTTCCCTTGGCTTCCCGACTCGGAATTTGCAGATTGCCTTAGGTATATAAGGGAAGATGATCTACTAGTAGGCCACACACACGTTCCAATGGTTAAAGACATCAACGGTAGGAGGATCATTAACCCAGGAGCTGTAGGACAACCGAGAGATGGAGACTGGAGGGCAAGTTATGCCATCTTATATGAGGATGGTAAGGTTGAATTTTATAGGGTTGAGTATGATGTTGAAACTGCAGCAAGCAAAATTATAGAGGCAGGTCTTCCCGTTTTCTTAGCA